Proteins found in one Miscanthus floridulus cultivar M001 chromosome 4, ASM1932011v1, whole genome shotgun sequence genomic segment:
- the LOC136550450 gene encoding uncharacterized WD repeat-containing protein C2A9.03-like, producing the protein MEMYLVEDLDLLDDDDEFGGFGVTVGSDTPRPDKQTYDTSAGEYRNGKDMQGIPWESLNYGRDDYRRMRLKEYKNYESLSRSHELLDLECKQVDRGSTFYDFCFNTRLVKSTIVHFQLRDLIWATSKHDVYTTQNYSVMHWSSLLQRGEEVLNVANRVLPKKTVRGAQPLFRMQMSSIALKDNLLVAGGFRGELICKYVDQPGVAFCTNLAEDKDSITNAVDVYESPNGSTRVMAANNDCAVRVFDTERFKLLSHLRFPWSVNDTSASPDGKLIAVLGDSSECLVADAQSGKEIANLRGHLDYSFSSAWHPDGRVLATGNQDTTCRLWDVRNLSRSFAVLKGRIAAVRGLKFSSDGRFLAMSEAADFVHVYDSQADYSREQEIDIFGEIAGMSFSPDTEALFVGVADRTYGSLIEFSRRHRYDYFDSCL; encoded by the exons ATGGAAATGTACTTGGTTGAGGACCTGGATTTgctggacgacgacgacgagttcgGCGGGTTTGGAGTCACCGTCGGCAGCGATACCCCCAGGCCG GATAAGCAAACGTATGATACTTCTGCTGGGGAGTACAGAAATGGGAAAGACATGCAAGGGATACCCTGGGAGAGTCTGAACTATGGTAGAGACGACTACCGTAGGATGAGGTTGAAGGAGTACAAGAACTATGAGAGCCTCTCCAGATCACATGAGTTGTTGGATTTG GAGTGCAAACAAGTGGACAGAGGAAGCACATTCTATGATTTCTGCTTCAACACAAGACTTGTCAAGTCAACAATAGTTCACTTTCAG CTGAGGGACCTCATTTGGGCCACATCCAAGCATGATGTCTACACGACGCAGAACTATTCAGTTATGCACTGGTCTTCTCTTCTTCAAAGAGGGGAAGAAGTGCTCAATGTGGCAAATCGTGTACTTCCAAAGAAG ACGGTCCGTGGGGCTCAGCCACTGTTCAGAATGCAGATGAGCTCAATTGCCTTAAAAGATAATCTTTTGGTAGCTGGTGGTTTCCGGGGCGAACTGATTTGCAAG TACGTCGATCAACCTGGAGTGGCTTTCTGTACAAATCTTGCCGAGGATAAGGATAGCATCACAAATGCTGTAGATGTGTACGAGTCGCCTAA TGGGTCTACACGAGTGATGGCTGCCAACAATGACTGTGCTGTCAGAGTTTTTGATACCGAAAGGTTCAAGCTACTTAGCCACTTGAGATTCCCATGGTCGGTCAAT GATACATCAGCGAGTCCTGATGGCAAACTTATTGCTGTTCTTGGCGATAGCTCTGAGTGTTTGGTAGCTGATGCTCAGTCCGGCAAG GAAATCGCAAACCTCAGGGGACACCTAGACTACTCGTTCTCATCGGCCTGGCACCCTGACGGCCGCGTCCTCGCCACCGGGAACCAGGACACCACCTGCCGGCTGTGGGACGTGCGCAACCTCTCGCGGTCTTTCGCGGTGCTGAAGGGGAGAATCGCCGCGGTGAGGGGCCTCAAGTTCTCGTCGGACGGCCGGTTCCTGGCGATGTCGGAGGCGGCGGACTTCGTCCACGTGTACGACTCGCAGGCCGATTACTCGAGGGAGCAGGAGATCGACATCTTTGGAGAGATCGCAGGCATGTCATTCAGCCCGGACACGGAGGCCCTGTTTGTAGGGGTCGCTGACCGGACGTATGGCAGCCTGATCGAGTTCAGCAGGAGGCATCGGTACGACTACTTCGACTCCTGTCTATGA